The following DNA comes from Halorhabdus tiamatea SARL4B.
TCGCGCTCGCCGGCCGCGCCGAACGTGATCGTCGTCGGCTCGCGGAGGGTGAGCAGAAGTGTGTAGGTCCCCTTCGCTGTCATATCCTGGCATTCGTCCGCTTTGTGGAAACGTTCGGCGATCGTTCCGTGGACAGCGTCGCCACATCCTCCACGTTTGTTCACAGCTGTTTTCACCGCGCGGGAACGGCCGTGGGTTCTTTTTGGTATACCTAACTTATGTCTACTTAGGTGAGACTAAATGAGCGAGGTACTGGCCGACGTGGGTTCGGGCGAGTCCGTCCGGCTAGTGGCGGTTCCGGACGGGGACACACGTGCACGGCTGTTACGACTGGGATTCCTGGACGGGGCCGTCGAGTGTCGCCACCACATCCGGAAGGGCCCGGTCATCGTCCGGCGCAACGGGACGGACCTCGCGCTGGGAGCGGACCTCGCTGCCGAGATCGAGATCGAACGGCCACGCGCGGAGGCCAGTGACTAGCCATGGAGGGGTGTCACGACGCCGGGTGTGACGCGAGCGAGATCGACGCCGACTCGACGCTCGCGCTCGTGGGGTGTCCGAACGTCGGCAAGAGCGTCGTCTTCGGTGAACTCGCCGAGCAGTACGTCGACGTCTCGAACTACCCGGGGACGACCGTCGACACCACTCTCGCTGAGTTCGGCGAGTACAAGCTGACGGATACGCCCGGCGTCTACGGCATCTCCGCGTTCAACGAGGAGGAGCGCGTCACCCGCGAGATCGTGCTGGAGGCCGACGCCGTCGTCAACGTCGTCGACGCGACCCACCTCGACCGCGATCTGTTTTTGACGCTCCAACTGCTCGACATGGGGGTCCCGACGGTCGTCGCGCTGAACATGATGGACGAGGCCGAAGCCGACGGGATCGACATCGACGTCGACGCCCTCGAAGACGCACTCGGCGTCCCTGTGGTTCCGACAGTCGCCATCGACGGTGAGGGCTTCGAGGACCTCCGTGAGCGGATTCCGGCGGCGACCGCACCTGAATCGACGGCCGTCGAGGACTACTACGACGAGTTGCCCGACGAACTCGACGCGACGCGTGCCGAGAAGACGCTGCTGGTCGAGGGCGACGAGCCACTCGCCCGTGCGGTCGACGTCGGCGGCGTGATGGCCGACGGTGGGTCGCCGGCCCTCGTCGAACCCGGCCTGCGCGAGGAGATCTACGGGGAGCGACGGTCCCGGGTCCAGTCGGTCGTCGACTCGGTCCAGGAGATCACCCGGACCGACGACTCCATCGCCGAGCGGGTCAGCGACCTGATGATCAACCCGCTGACCGGCACGCCGATCGCCCTGGCGACCCTCGGGCTGATCTACTACTTCATCGGTGACCTGGTCGCCCAGCGACTCGTGGACAAACTTGAGGTGGCGGTCCTCGGGGCTCACTACATTCCCGCCGTCGAGTCCTTCGTCGCCGGCGTGTTACCCGACGCTACCTGGGTCGAACCGATCGAGTTCCTCCTGCTCAACGACAACCTCGGCCTGTTGACGGTCACCGTCCAGTACCTCGTCGGTGCGCTGTTGCCACTGGTGGTCGCGTTCTACCTGGCGATCAGTCTCCTAGAGGACTCTGGCGTGCTCCCGCGGCTGGCCGTGTTGACCGACCGTGGGCTCAACCGGGTCGGGTTGAACGGCCGGGCGATCGTCCCGATGATCGTCGGCGTCGGCTGTGTCACGATGGCGATCATCACCACGCGGATGGTCGGCTCGAAACGCGAACGGACCATCTCGACGGCGCTGCTCGGACTGGCCGTGCCCTGTTCGGCCCAGCTGGGGGTCATCATGGGGCTGATCGCCAGCCTCGGGATGATCTGGTGGTTCGGCTATCTCGGCGTCCTGCTCGTGGTGCTCGGGGTCGCCGGTGTCTTCCTCGATCGCACCTTGCCGGGCCAGAGCGAGCCGCTCGTGGCTGAATTGCCGCGGATGCGTGCACCCCGCCCCGGGAACATCCTCCGGAAGACCTACAACCGCGCGAAGATGTTCCTCCGGGAGGCGATCCCGCTGTTCGCCGGGACGGCGCTCGCGATCTCCGCGCTCGATTACGTCGGCGGTCTCGACGCGATCAAGGCGGGACTGCGACCGCTGACCTCGCTGGTCGGGATGCCCGCCGACTTCGGGCAGGTACTCGTCCTCGGACTCATCCGCCGGGACTTCGCCGCCGCCGGGATGACCGACATGGCACTCTCGAGTGCGCAGGTCTTCGTCGGCCTCGTCGTCGTGACGCTGTTCGTCCCCTGCATCCTCTCGATGGTGATGATCCTCAAGGAACGGGACGCAAAGAGCGCACTCCTGATGTGGGTCGGTTCGTGGGTCGTCGCCTTCGGCGTCGGCGGGATCCTCGCGGCCACCTTCGGGGTGGTCGGGCTATGAAGTGTCCGACCTGCGAGTTCGAGTTCGAGCCGACCGGTGGCCTCCAGTGTCCCCGGTGTGGTTCCTCGGTCAGTTGTTCGACGACGACCTGTGCGGAGTGTGACGCCTGTTCGGGCATCGTCGAGCAACTCCGCCGGAAGGGCGTCGATCGGTTGCGTGCCGACGGCGGCACCGAGTAGGTCGGTTGGTTCCCGCCAGTAACGCGTCGGCTGACCGACTCTTTCTTCTGTCCGTGGTTCCATGGCCGTCTATGAGCCGCGTCGAGCGACCAGACCGCGGGAGTCCGACCACGACGCTCATCGGCGTGCTGGTGGTCGTCTTCCTCTTTCAGCGGCTGCTCGAAGTCTTCGGTGGGTCGCCCGTGGCGCTCGCGCTCGCCTGGCCGATCGCCGACCGCCCCTGGACGCTGCTGACGAGCGTGTTCGTCCACCGTCGGGTCTTCCATCTGGTCCCCAACGCCCTCGCACTCTTCGTGATCGGACTCGTTCTCGAACGCCGGACCGAACCCTGGCGGTTTTACGCCTTCTTCCTCGTCGTCGGGGCGGTCGCCGGGGCCATGGAAGTGACGGTCGCTCAGGCTCTCGGACGCCGCGTGGCTGTCCTCGGGGCCAGCGGCGCGGTCTTCGGTCTGTTCGGCTATCTCCTGGCCGGGAACCCGTTCACCGACGCCGTCGCCGACCGGATCAGTGTCGATCCACGCGTGGCGATCCTCGTCGTGATCGGCGTCGCCCTCGCGATCACGTGGCTGACGCGGGGTGAACGCGTCGCGCTGATCGCACACTTCACGGGGATCGTGCTCGGGTTGCTCGCCGGGCGGGCACACGTCCTTCGATCCAGTGAGTCGGGTGCCTCGTCGATCAGTGCGGACCGACGACGCCCCTGATCAGAACGTACAGTTGTCGGGGACGGTCGACTCGTGGAGGCGCGTGACGACTTCGTCGGCGACGGTCTCGAGATGATCGACGTCCTCGCGGTTGTACGAGACGAGGGTTTCGATGGCGGCTTCGTCCCCGTGCTGGTAGTCGTACCACAGCCGGACGGCGTCCTGCCCCGAGAGGTCCGGCCGGTCGCGCTCGATCCCGACGTCTTTCTCGATCTGCTTGAGTCCCCCCGTCAGATCGAGTCGCCGGCAGGGATACATCAGGTCGAGGTGTGGTCGTTCCAGGACACCGTCGAGGTCGAACGACTGCTGGAGGAAGGGCACGTCGAAGCGTTTCCCGTTGAACGAGACCAGCAGATCGGCGTCGGCGAAGGTCTCCCGGAGGCGGTCGGCGGTGAGGTCGCGGTCCTGGACGAAGGTCTTCGTCTCGCTGCCCTGCCGGACGCTGACGGTCGTCACGGCGTCGTGGCGCTGATCGAGGCCAGTGGTCTCGATGTCGAAGAAGGCTGCGCCGTCCTGGAAGGACTCGTAGAGTCGCCACTGGGCTTCGCTCGGGAACTGCCGACCGAAGTAATGGCTGTCACCTTCAGCCAGTCGCTCGCGGGCGTCGTCGATGAACGACTCGATGCGCTCGGCGGTGGTCGAACCGACGGCATCGGGGTGGAAATCGTCCCAGTGGGTAATTCCCTGCCGCCACAGCTTGCGCTCGGTCTGCTCGCCGACGCCCCTGATCGGAATGAAACTCTGCTCGACGCGCACGATACAATGAGTGGGACGTGGATGGTACTAAAGGTCGCGGTGCAGCGATGGGAGTGGCTGTATCGTCGCACTCACAGCGTCGCTCTGACGGCCTGGACGTATGCGTTCGAGCCCCAGCTTCGGTGCGGCGCGATCGTCTCGATCAGTGTTCGGGCTTGCTCGGGACGAAGATGTCCGTTCCGTGCGTAGTCCCGAAGTAATCTCGGGGTCGTGACGAGCGGTACGTCCTCGAGCAACGCGTGAACCCGCGCCAGGCTCTGGAATTCGTCAGTCAGTAACCCGTCCGCGCCGACCGCATTCGCCAGGACGATCCCGGCGATTTCCCCCTCATCGAGACCGTGGTCGGGTAGCTCGTCGGGCGTGCCAGTCCGATCGAGTGGGTCGAGGCGCGTGTAGTGATCGCTCGCGGCGAGGACGTTCGTCGCTGCCGCGGCGTGGATGTCGTCGTACCCTGCCATCTCGTGGAGTTCGCGTTCCACCTGTAGCGGGACGATCACTTCGGCCCCAGTGAGAATATACTGAAGCGGGTCTGGATCGACGGCCGTCTCGTAGTTCGCGTCGGCCTTCGGGATCGCGAGACTGACCAGCGCACAGGTGTCGGCGACGACGGTCTCCATCGGTGGCTACTCCGTGGGGTCGACTTCGACTGTCTCGCCGTCGTAGATATCGACGCTTTCGTCGGGTTCGGGCACGTCGAGGGGGTCGGATTCGAGGTCGGCCTTGAGTAACTCGAACGTGCGGGCGCGTTCGGCCCCGACGAGTGCCTCGACGAGGTCGCGGTCGATTCGGTCGTCGTAGTACGCCTCGGCCACGCGCTGCTGGAAGTCCTCGTCGTCCGTCCGCTCGTCGAGAAACTCTTGGAGTGCCTCGTTGATCACGTCGGTGCGGTCGGTGTCCATGATCTCCGCGAGCGCGTCCGCCCGCTCGACGAGGTCCTCTGGCGAGAGGAAGTGGACGCGTTTGTGGTCCGAGTCTGCAGCCATGTGTGCATGATATGCGCCCCACAAAATTAAATGTGTGCATGATCTGCTCATCAAATCCCCGCTGGAGAACTATCTGATTCGTCTTGGCTTTACTTTCACTGTGGTCTGAGAACTTTTTTCACCTTTCCCTATGATTTCAATGGCGGAATGTTGACAACCAAACGACGAGAGGTGGGGTGACGCGGGATGCGCGTACTCGCCCGGTTGCGGGCACGTACCGACGCAGCATACGACAACGCGTATCATCACAAGCTCCGCGGGCGACTCTGGGGCGCGCTTGAGGGAACCGAGTACGGGGACAGCCACGACGAGAACCGCCCGAAGGCGTTCACGTACTCGAATCCCTTTCCGCCGGGTGACATGGACGAGGGTGACGAGCGGACGTTACTGGTCGCCTCGCCGTACGAGGATCTGCTGGCCCACGTCGCCGCCGACCTGAAAGACGACCCCGAGTTGAACATCGGCGAGATGCCCTTCACCGTCGAGGA
Coding sequences within:
- a CDS encoding FeoA family protein, producing the protein MSEVLADVGSGESVRLVAVPDGDTRARLLRLGFLDGAVECRHHIRKGPVIVRRNGTDLALGADLAAEIEIERPRAEASD
- the feoB gene encoding ferrous iron transport protein B is translated as MEGCHDAGCDASEIDADSTLALVGCPNVGKSVVFGELAEQYVDVSNYPGTTVDTTLAEFGEYKLTDTPGVYGISAFNEEERVTREIVLEADAVVNVVDATHLDRDLFLTLQLLDMGVPTVVALNMMDEAEADGIDIDVDALEDALGVPVVPTVAIDGEGFEDLRERIPAATAPESTAVEDYYDELPDELDATRAEKTLLVEGDEPLARAVDVGGVMADGGSPALVEPGLREEIYGERRSRVQSVVDSVQEITRTDDSIAERVSDLMINPLTGTPIALATLGLIYYFIGDLVAQRLVDKLEVAVLGAHYIPAVESFVAGVLPDATWVEPIEFLLLNDNLGLLTVTVQYLVGALLPLVVAFYLAISLLEDSGVLPRLAVLTDRGLNRVGLNGRAIVPMIVGVGCVTMAIITTRMVGSKRERTISTALLGLAVPCSAQLGVIMGLIASLGMIWWFGYLGVLLVVLGVAGVFLDRTLPGQSEPLVAELPRMRAPRPGNILRKTYNRAKMFLREAIPLFAGTALAISALDYVGGLDAIKAGLRPLTSLVGMPADFGQVLVLGLIRRDFAAAGMTDMALSSAQVFVGLVVVTLFVPCILSMVMILKERDAKSALLMWVGSWVVAFGVGGILAATFGVVGL
- a CDS encoding rhomboid family intramembrane serine protease encodes the protein MSRVERPDRGSPTTTLIGVLVVVFLFQRLLEVFGGSPVALALAWPIADRPWTLLTSVFVHRRVFHLVPNALALFVIGLVLERRTEPWRFYAFFLVVGAVAGAMEVTVAQALGRRVAVLGASGAVFGLFGYLLAGNPFTDAVADRISVDPRVAILVVIGVALAITWLTRGERVALIAHFTGIVLGLLAGRAHVLRSSESGASSISADRRRP
- a CDS encoding ribonuclease H-like domain-containing protein, producing the protein MRVEQSFIPIRGVGEQTERKLWRQGITHWDDFHPDAVGSTTAERIESFIDDARERLAEGDSHYFGRQFPSEAQWRLYESFQDGAAFFDIETTGLDQRHDAVTTVSVRQGSETKTFVQDRDLTADRLRETFADADLLVSFNGKRFDVPFLQQSFDLDGVLERPHLDLMYPCRRLDLTGGLKQIEKDVGIERDRPDLSGQDAVRLWYDYQHGDEAAIETLVSYNREDVDHLETVADEVVTRLHESTVPDNCTF
- a CDS encoding ribbon-helix-helix domain-containing protein; the encoded protein is MAADSDHKRVHFLSPEDLVERADALAEIMDTDRTDVINEALQEFLDERTDDEDFQQRVAEAYYDDRIDRDLVEALVGAERARTFELLKADLESDPLDVPEPDESVDIYDGETVEVDPTE